A genomic window from Dechloromonas sp. A34 includes:
- a CDS encoding M18 family aminopeptidase, giving the protein MNIPAIAHAQARDMLQFIDASPSPWHAVETCAARLQAAGFSRLEETERWTLAAGSRHYVVRGGSSIIAFIVGSRPAADTGLRLIGAHTDSPGLRLKPKPAEDAAGMIRLGVEVYGGPILATFADRDLALAGRVNVRMADGFESRLVRFDEPLLRLPNLAIHMNREVNENGLKFNKQTELPLLLGVSQEDSKAEARFRQPIAEALGVDAGDLLTWELNAYDTQKGTLWGVDREFVADSQLDNLASCHAALSALLATETPAATCLCAFFDHEEVGSESATGAGGSFVADLIARLAAGTGLDAEDQRRVLAKSFFISADMAHAWHPNFPAAYEPCHRVLVNAGPVIKSNANQRYSTSADSAARFMALCEKAGVPCQQYAHRTDLGCGSTIGPIVASRLGIASVDVGSPMWAMHSIRESAGVLDHNYMIAALTAAFTE; this is encoded by the coding sequence ATGAACATCCCCGCCATCGCCCACGCCCAAGCCCGGGACATGCTTCAATTCATCGACGCCAGCCCGAGTCCCTGGCATGCCGTCGAAACCTGCGCCGCCCGTCTGCAAGCCGCCGGTTTCAGCCGCCTGGAAGAAACCGAGCGCTGGACGCTGGCCGCCGGCAGCCGCCATTACGTCGTGCGCGGCGGTTCGTCGATCATTGCCTTCATCGTCGGCAGCCGGCCGGCGGCCGACACCGGCCTGCGCCTGATCGGCGCCCACACCGACTCGCCGGGCCTGCGCCTCAAGCCAAAGCCGGCCGAGGACGCCGCCGGCATGATCCGGCTCGGCGTCGAAGTCTATGGCGGCCCTATCCTCGCCACCTTCGCCGACCGCGACCTGGCGCTGGCCGGCCGGGTCAATGTCCGGATGGCGGACGGCTTCGAAAGCCGCCTGGTGCGTTTCGACGAGCCGCTGCTGCGCTTGCCCAACCTCGCCATCCACATGAACCGCGAGGTCAATGAAAACGGCCTCAAGTTCAACAAGCAGACCGAACTGCCGCTGCTACTCGGCGTTTCCCAGGAAGACAGCAAGGCCGAGGCGCGTTTCCGCCAGCCAATCGCCGAGGCCCTCGGGGTCGATGCCGGCGACCTGCTGACCTGGGAACTGAACGCCTACGACACACAAAAAGGCACGCTCTGGGGTGTCGACCGCGAGTTCGTCGCCGACAGCCAGCTCGACAACCTGGCCTCCTGCCATGCCGCGCTAAGCGCCCTGCTCGCCACCGAAACCCCGGCCGCGACCTGCCTGTGCGCCTTCTTCGACCATGAGGAAGTCGGCAGCGAGAGCGCCACCGGCGCTGGTGGCAGCTTTGTCGCCGACCTCATCGCCCGCCTCGCCGCCGGCACCGGGCTCGACGCCGAAGACCAGCGCCGCGTGCTGGCCAAGAGCTTCTTCATCAGCGCCGACATGGCCCACGCCTGGCATCCGAATTTCCCGGCCGCCTACGAGCCCTGCCACCGGGTGCTGGTCAACGCCGGCCCGGTGATCAAGAGCAACGCCAACCAGCGCTACAGCACCAGCGCCGACAGCGCGGCGCGCTTCATGGCGCTCTGCGAGAAGGCCGGCGTGCCCTGCCAGCAGTATGCCCACCGCACCGACCTCGGCTGCGGCAGCACCATCGGCCCGATCGTCGCCTCGCGGCTGGGTATCGCCAGTGTCGATGTCGGCTCGCCGATGTGGGCCATGCACAGCATTCGCGAAAGCGCCGGCGTCCTCGACCACAACTACATGATCGCCGCATTGACGGCAGCTTTCACGGAGTGA
- a CDS encoding methyltransferase family protein, with amino-acid sequence MAFLLGSAVILWWSRKSLAMPGGHGFYRFFAWEAILGLIVLNYEPWGNDPSSIHQMTSWVLMVLSILLVQQGMSALTSQGKASAQRADSTLYEFEKTTALVTSGIYGYIRHPMYASLLALAWGAYFQNPSWPGTAVAIIASLSLYLTAKADEQECLAYFGEAYAAYMQRTRRFIPGLF; translated from the coding sequence ATGGCATTTCTACTAGGCAGCGCGGTGATCCTCTGGTGGTCGCGCAAATCGCTGGCCATGCCCGGCGGGCATGGCTTTTACCGCTTCTTCGCCTGGGAAGCCATCCTCGGGCTGATCGTGCTGAACTACGAACCCTGGGGCAACGATCCCTCGTCGATCCACCAGATGACTTCCTGGGTGCTGATGGTGCTCAGCATCCTGCTCGTCCAGCAGGGCATGAGCGCCCTGACCAGCCAGGGCAAGGCCAGCGCGCAGCGCGCCGACTCGACGCTTTACGAATTCGAGAAAACCACCGCCCTGGTGACAAGCGGCATCTACGGCTACATCCGTCACCCGATGTATGCTTCGCTGTTGGCCCTGGCCTGGGGGGCCTATTTCCAGAATCCGTCCTGGCCCGGCACCGCCGTCGCCATCATCGCCTCGCTCTCGCTGTACCTCACCGCCAAGGCCGACGAACAGGAATGCCTGGCCTATTTCGGCGAGGCTTACGCCGCCTACATGCAACGCACCCGGCGCTTCATTCCCGGCCTCTTCTAG
- a CDS encoding heavy metal translocating P-type ATPase — MTVKPDSPHASELDGVDYRFCSAKCKTKFDAEPARYLAPKPEEVAVPGAEYTCPMHPEIRQIGPGTCPKCGMALEPLLPDLDQDEDNTEYRDFRRRFWVSLPLTVIVVVLAMAGHRLEGLSPAVRTWGELLFTLPIVLWAGAPFFVRGWQSLVHRSPNMWTLIGLGTGAAFSYSIVAALAPGLFPSSFVAHGRIGVYFEAAAVIISLTLLGQMLELRARAQTSAAIKSLLGLAPKTARRINPDGTEEDVPLTHVHVGDTLRVRPGEKVPVDGAVLEGASAVDEAMLTGEPLPVSKRPGDQVIGATMNTTGSLVIRAEQVGAQTVLAQIVHMVAQAQRSKAPMQRLADVVAGYFVVVVVAVALTSFFAWGVFGGEQGWVFGLINGVSVLIIACPCALGLATPMSIMVATGKAATQGILFRDAAAIERLRDVDTLIVDKTGTLTEGRPAFERAVAAPGVGEDEVLRLAASLDQGSEHPLADAIVRAARERGLALDKAEQFESATGSGVRGQVGGQRLALGNGALMAADGVALGALAGEAETLRQNGTSVMYLAADGRLLGLLVVADPIKASTHEALTILRQAGLRIVMATGDGLTTARAVGASLGIDEVHGEVKPADKLALVESLQREGRVVAMAGDGINDAPALARADVGIAMGTGTDVAMNSAQVTLVKGDLSGIARARLLSAATVGNMRQNLAFAFIYNALGVPVAAGILYPFFGLVLSPMIAAAAMSLSSVSVVGNALRLRGA; from the coding sequence ATGACGGTAAAGCCCGATTCGCCGCATGCTTCCGAACTCGACGGTGTTGATTACCGCTTTTGCAGCGCCAAATGCAAGACGAAATTCGATGCCGAACCAGCGCGCTACCTGGCGCCCAAGCCGGAAGAGGTCGCCGTTCCGGGAGCCGAGTACACCTGCCCGATGCACCCGGAAATCCGGCAGATCGGCCCCGGTACCTGTCCCAAGTGCGGCATGGCCCTCGAACCGCTGCTGCCCGATCTTGACCAGGACGAGGACAACACCGAGTACCGGGATTTTCGCCGCCGCTTCTGGGTCAGCCTGCCGCTGACCGTGATCGTGGTCGTCCTGGCGATGGCCGGGCACCGGCTGGAAGGTCTGTCGCCGGCGGTGCGCACCTGGGGCGAACTGCTGTTCACCCTGCCTATCGTGCTCTGGGCCGGGGCGCCGTTCTTCGTGCGCGGCTGGCAGTCGCTGGTCCACCGTAGCCCCAATATGTGGACCCTGATCGGCCTCGGCACCGGGGCGGCTTTCAGTTACAGCATCGTGGCGGCGCTGGCTCCCGGCCTGTTTCCGTCATCCTTCGTCGCTCATGGCCGGATCGGCGTCTATTTCGAAGCGGCGGCGGTCATCATCTCGCTGACCCTGCTCGGCCAGATGCTCGAACTGCGCGCCCGGGCGCAGACCTCGGCCGCCATCAAGTCCCTGCTCGGTCTCGCCCCGAAAACCGCCCGCCGGATCAATCCCGACGGCACGGAGGAGGATGTGCCGCTGACCCATGTCCATGTCGGCGATACCCTGCGCGTGCGCCCCGGAGAGAAAGTGCCGGTCGATGGCGCGGTGCTCGAAGGCGCCAGCGCCGTCGATGAAGCGATGCTCACCGGCGAACCGCTACCAGTGAGCAAACGCCCCGGTGACCAGGTGATCGGCGCGACGATGAACACCACTGGCAGCCTGGTGATTCGTGCCGAGCAGGTCGGCGCCCAGACGGTGCTCGCCCAGATCGTCCACATGGTCGCCCAAGCCCAGCGCTCGAAGGCGCCGATGCAGCGGCTGGCCGATGTCGTGGCCGGCTATTTCGTGGTCGTCGTGGTCGCCGTCGCACTGACCAGCTTTTTCGCTTGGGGCGTGTTCGGTGGCGAGCAGGGCTGGGTCTTCGGCCTGATCAACGGCGTCTCGGTGCTGATCATCGCCTGTCCCTGCGCCCTGGGTCTGGCCACGCCAATGTCGATCATGGTCGCCACCGGCAAGGCGGCGACGCAGGGCATCCTGTTCCGCGACGCGGCGGCCATCGAACGGCTGCGTGACGTGGATACCCTGATCGTGGACAAGACCGGCACCCTGACCGAAGGCCGCCCGGCCTTCGAACGTGCGGTGGCAGCGCCCGGTGTTGGCGAGGACGAGGTGCTGCGCCTAGCCGCCAGTCTCGACCAGGGCAGCGAGCATCCGCTGGCCGACGCCATCGTCCGCGCCGCCCGCGAACGCGGGCTGGCCCTGGACAAGGCCGAACAGTTCGAATCGGCGACCGGCAGCGGTGTGCGCGGGCAGGTCGGCGGCCAGCGCCTGGCGCTTGGCAACGGCGCGCTGATGGCGGCGGACGGCGTCGCTCTCGGCGCCCTCGCCGGGGAGGCGGAAACCCTGCGCCAAAACGGCACCAGCGTCATGTATCTGGCAGCCGACGGCCGCCTGCTCGGGCTGCTGGTCGTCGCCGATCCGATCAAGGCGAGTACCCACGAGGCGCTGACCATCCTGCGCCAGGCCGGGCTGCGCATCGTGATGGCCACCGGCGACGGCCTGACCACCGCCCGGGCGGTCGGTGCCAGCCTGGGTATCGACGAGGTGCATGGCGAGGTCAAGCCGGCCGACAAGCTGGCGCTGGTCGAAAGCCTGCAGCGAGAGGGCAGGGTGGTGGCCATGGCCGGCGACGGCATCAACGACGCCCCGGCCCTGGCCCGGGCGGATGTCGGCATCGCGATGGGGACCGGCACCGATGTCGCCATGAACAGTGCCCAGGTCACGCTGGTCAAGGGCGACCTGAGCGGCATAGCCCGCGCCCGCCTGCTGTCCGCCGCAACGGTCGGCAACATGCGCCAGAACCTGGCCTTCGCCTTCATCTACAACGCCCTCGGGGTGCCGGTCGCAGCTGGCATCCTCTACCCCTTCTTCGGGCTGGTGCTGTCGCCGATGATCGCGGCGGCGGCGATGAGCCTGTCGTCGGTCAGCGTCGTCGGCAACGCCCTGCGCCTGCGCGGCGCCTGA